In Neorhizobium sp. NCHU2750, a single genomic region encodes these proteins:
- a CDS encoding XRE family transcriptional regulator, with protein MTVSISTIKASQSGAVISGQVARAVAEARVAAGYSIDDLAVTTGLVHDEILRVEDGSNADPAKVRRIAAALKIPSSAFLVA; from the coding sequence ATGACAGTCTCAATCAGCACTATCAAAGCGTCTCAGTCCGGTGCCGTTATTTCCGGCCAGGTGGCCCGTGCCGTAGCCGAAGCGCGCGTTGCCGCCGGCTACAGCATCGACGATCTGGCCGTGACCACAGGCCTCGTCCACGATGAGATCCTCCGTGTCGAGGACGGCTCGAATGCCGATCCTGCAAAGGTCCGCCGCATTGCCGCGGCCTTGAAGATCCCGTCTTCGGCCTTCCTGGTCGCATGA
- a CDS encoding LysR family transcriptional regulator codes for MDWDDVRMFLAVARTGQLLSASRRLGINHATLGRRMTALEDALKTRLLIRRTNGCTLTAEGEALLAAAERMETEMLSAQVLASSPDSVIAGTVRIGAPDGFGVSFLASRMGRLTRRHPLLKIQLVPVPRHFSLSQREADIAITIERPDQGRLVSSKLTDYTLGLYAARSYLAIAGEPKSADELRAHARVGYVEDLIFSPSLNFTGEVMRDWDAGFEVSSAIGQVEAVRSGAGIGILHDYVARQHRELVRIMPEVAIRRSYWTTYHETSRDLVRLRTVVDYIRELIAAESNIFVAG; via the coding sequence GTGGATTGGGATGACGTGAGGATGTTCCTGGCAGTGGCACGCACCGGGCAGTTGCTTTCGGCCTCACGGCGGCTCGGCATCAACCATGCGACACTCGGGCGGCGGATGACGGCGCTGGAGGATGCGCTGAAGACGCGGCTTCTGATCCGCCGCACCAATGGCTGCACGCTGACGGCGGAGGGCGAGGCCCTGCTTGCGGCAGCCGAGCGGATGGAAACCGAGATGCTGTCGGCACAGGTGCTTGCCTCAAGCCCCGACAGCGTGATTGCCGGCACGGTGCGGATCGGCGCGCCGGACGGCTTCGGGGTCTCCTTCCTTGCCTCGCGGATGGGGCGGCTGACGCGGCGGCACCCGCTGTTGAAGATCCAGCTCGTGCCGGTGCCGCGGCATTTCTCGCTGTCGCAGCGGGAGGCCGATATCGCCATCACCATCGAGCGGCCCGACCAGGGACGGCTCGTATCCTCGAAGCTGACCGATTACACGCTCGGGCTTTATGCCGCGCGCAGTTATCTCGCTATCGCCGGCGAACCGAAAAGCGCCGACGAACTGAGGGCACATGCGCGGGTGGGCTATGTGGAGGATCTGATCTTCTCGCCGTCACTGAATTTCACCGGAGAGGTGATGCGCGACTGGGATGCCGGGTTCGAGGTATCGAGTGCTATCGGGCAGGTCGAGGCGGTCAGATCCGGCGCCGGTATCGGCATCCTGCACGACTATGTGGCGCGCCAGCATCGAGAACTGGTGCGGATCATGCCCGAGGTGGCGATCCGCCGGTCCTACTGGACGACCTATCACGAGACCTCGCGGGATCTCGTGAGGCTGCGCACCGTCGTGGACTATATCCGCGAACTGATCGCCGCGGAGAGCAACATCTTCGTTGCGGGATGA
- a CDS encoding CoA-acylating methylmalonate-semialdehyde dehydrogenase has protein sequence MKEIGHFIGGKHVAGTSGRTADVFNPATGEVQAKVALASVSEIRAAVENAKEAQPKWAATNPQRRARVFMKFVDLLNQNMDELATLLSSEHGKTVEDSKGDIVRGLEVCEFVIGIPHLSKGEFTEGAGPQIDMYSIRQPVGIGAGITPFNFPGMIPMWMFAPAIACGNAFILKPSERDPSLPLRLAELMIEAGLPAGVLNVINGDKAAVDAILTDPDIGAVSFVGSTPIARYVYGTAASNGKRAQCFGGAKNHMIIMPDADMDQAVNALMGAGYGSAGERCMAVSVAVPVGEETANRLVEKLVPKIESLRIGPYTDDKADMGPVVTKAAQERINGLIDKGVEEGAKLVVDGRGFKLQGYENGYFVGGTLFDNVTPDMEIYKQEIFGPVLSVVRAANYEDALSLPMKHEYGNGVAIFTRDGDAARDFASRINIGMIGINVPIPVPLAYHSFGGWKASSFGDLNQHGTDSIKFWTKTKTVTARWPSGIKDGAEFVMPVMK, from the coding sequence ATGAAGGAAATCGGTCATTTCATCGGCGGCAAGCACGTCGCCGGCACCAGCGGACGTACCGCCGACGTCTTCAACCCGGCGACGGGAGAGGTCCAGGCCAAGGTCGCACTCGCCAGCGTCTCGGAGATCCGCGCCGCCGTCGAGAATGCCAAGGAAGCCCAGCCGAAATGGGCTGCTACCAACCCGCAGCGCCGCGCCCGCGTGTTCATGAAATTCGTCGACCTGTTGAACCAGAATATGGATGAACTGGCGACGCTCCTGTCGAGCGAGCATGGCAAGACGGTCGAGGATTCCAAGGGCGATATCGTCCGCGGCCTGGAAGTCTGCGAATTCGTCATCGGCATCCCGCACCTGTCCAAGGGCGAGTTCACCGAAGGCGCCGGCCCGCAGATCGACATGTATTCGATCCGCCAGCCGGTCGGCATCGGTGCCGGCATCACGCCGTTCAACTTCCCCGGCATGATCCCGATGTGGATGTTCGCGCCTGCCATCGCCTGCGGCAACGCCTTCATCCTCAAGCCGTCGGAGCGGGATCCGTCACTGCCGCTGCGTCTTGCCGAACTGATGATCGAGGCGGGTCTGCCGGCCGGCGTCCTCAATGTCATCAACGGCGACAAGGCGGCCGTCGACGCGATCCTCACCGATCCCGATATCGGCGCCGTCTCCTTCGTCGGCTCCACCCCGATCGCCCGCTATGTCTATGGAACGGCGGCGTCGAACGGCAAGCGTGCCCAGTGCTTCGGCGGCGCCAAGAACCACATGATCATCATGCCCGATGCCGATATGGATCAGGCCGTCAACGCCCTGATGGGCGCCGGCTACGGCTCGGCCGGCGAACGCTGCATGGCCGTCTCCGTTGCCGTTCCGGTCGGCGAGGAGACCGCCAACCGCCTGGTGGAAAAGCTGGTGCCCAAGATCGAAAGCCTGCGCATCGGCCCCTATACCGATGACAAGGCCGACATGGGCCCGGTCGTCACCAAGGCCGCCCAGGAGCGCATCAATGGCCTGATCGACAAGGGTGTGGAAGAAGGCGCCAAGCTCGTCGTCGATGGCCGCGGCTTCAAGCTGCAGGGTTACGAGAACGGCTATTTCGTCGGTGGCACGCTGTTCGACAACGTCACGCCCGACATGGAGATCTACAAGCAGGAAATCTTCGGTCCGGTTCTCTCCGTCGTCCGCGCAGCCAATTACGAGGATGCCCTGTCGCTGCCGATGAAGCACGAATATGGCAATGGCGTTGCGATCTTCACCCGCGATGGTGATGCCGCCCGCGATTTCGCATCCCGCATCAATATCGGCATGATCGGCATCAACGTGCCGATCCCGGTGCCGCTCGCCTATCATTCCTTCGGCGGCTGGAAGGCCTCCTCCTTCGGCGACCTCAACCAGCATGGCACGGATTCGATCAAGTTCTGGACCAAGACCAAGACGGTCACCGCGCGCTGGCCGTCCGGCATCAAGGACGGCGCCGAGTTCGTCATGCCCGTCATGAAATAG
- the rirA gene encoding iron-responsive transcriptional regulator RirA, giving the protein MRLTKQTNYAVRMLMYCAANEGHLSRIPEIARAYGVSELFLFKILQPLNKAGLVETVRGRNGGVKLGRAADKITLFDVVRVTEDSFAMAECFEDGVVECPLVDSCGLNSALRKALNAFFDVLADYTIDDLVKARPQISFLLGIDIADTPKAVAPAA; this is encoded by the coding sequence ATGCGTTTGACGAAGCAGACAAATTACGCCGTGCGAATGCTGATGTATTGTGCGGCCAATGAAGGGCATCTCAGCAGAATTCCCGAAATCGCCAGGGCCTATGGCGTATCCGAACTGTTCCTCTTCAAGATCCTCCAGCCGCTCAACAAGGCAGGTCTCGTGGAAACCGTTCGTGGCCGCAATGGCGGCGTGAAGCTTGGCCGTGCGGCCGACAAGATCACCCTGTTCGATGTCGTTCGTGTCACCGAAGATAGTTTCGCCATGGCGGAGTGCTTCGAAGACGGCGTCGTCGAATGTCCGCTGGTCGATAGCTGCGGCCTCAACTCGGCGCTGCGCAAGGCCCTGAACGCCTTCTTCGACGTTCTGGCCGACTACACGATCGACGACCTCGTCAAGGCACGCCCGCAGATCAGCTTCCTGCTTGGTATCGATATTGCAGACACGCCGAAGGCTGTTGCCCCGGCCGCCTGA
- a CDS encoding gluconokinase: MSKAIIVMGVSGAGKSSVAELLATRIGSKFVEGDRLHPEANVKKMAEGTPLTDEDRWPWLDIIGRKLKSSREAGEDIVLTCSSLKKIYRDRLRSAGGEPLYFVFLKGTPELLAERMGARKGHFMPTALLQSQLATLESPEGEPGVVTVNIDAEVSDIVADSIAKLETLWASNRE; this comes from the coding sequence ATGTCGAAAGCGATCATCGTGATGGGTGTAAGCGGTGCCGGGAAGTCATCGGTCGCCGAGCTTCTGGCAACGCGCATCGGCTCGAAATTCGTCGAGGGAGACCGACTTCATCCCGAAGCGAATGTGAAGAAGATGGCGGAAGGTACGCCGCTGACCGACGAGGATCGCTGGCCGTGGCTGGACATCATCGGCCGGAAACTCAAGTCCTCGCGCGAAGCCGGTGAGGATATCGTCCTGACATGCTCGTCGTTGAAGAAGATCTATCGCGACAGGCTTCGCTCTGCCGGCGGCGAGCCGCTCTATTTCGTCTTTCTGAAGGGCACTCCCGAATTGCTGGCCGAGCGCATGGGGGCGCGCAAGGGCCATTTCATGCCGACCGCCTTGCTTCAAAGTCAGTTGGCCACTCTGGAGAGTCCGGAAGGCGAGCCCGGTGTCGTTACCGTGAATATTGACGCGGAGGTCAGCGATATTGTTGCTGATTCTATCGCAAAACTTGAAACGCTATGGGCGAGCAACCGTGAATAG
- a CDS encoding TetR/AcrR family transcriptional regulator, giving the protein MQESSQGAGRAALRRVPKQERSRERIGEILKVAKELIGQKGIDAVTMKEIAALSGGPIASVYQYFPNKSAIIAMLYELYVEEVRGLIGEQLSRIETADDALRATDGLFDMYYERMRQEPSTQDLLNAIQADKALADLDIAETRDQAEGFFQITQHFVAEPLRENYAQTLFVMFHMAGATLRLALMVPAEAAQISAQFKSIVRTHATYYLKGHFPEAVV; this is encoded by the coding sequence ATGCAGGAGTCGAGCCAGGGGGCGGGACGCGCCGCGCTTCGCCGGGTGCCGAAACAGGAAAGAAGTCGCGAGCGTATCGGCGAGATCCTGAAAGTTGCAAAGGAACTGATCGGGCAAAAGGGCATCGATGCGGTTACGATGAAGGAGATCGCGGCATTGTCCGGCGGTCCCATCGCGTCCGTCTATCAATACTTTCCCAACAAGTCGGCCATCATCGCAATGCTCTACGAGCTTTACGTCGAAGAGGTTCGTGGCCTGATCGGTGAACAGCTCTCCCGCATCGAAACCGCCGACGACGCCCTGCGCGCCACCGACGGCCTGTTCGACATGTATTACGAGCGCATGCGTCAGGAACCTTCGACCCAGGACCTGTTGAATGCCATCCAGGCCGACAAGGCGCTTGCCGATCTCGATATCGCCGAAACCCGCGATCAGGCTGAGGGATTTTTCCAGATCACGCAGCATTTCGTTGCAGAACCGCTGCGCGAAAACTACGCCCAGACTTTGTTCGTCATGTTCCATATGGCCGGCGCTACGCTGCGCCTCGCCCTGATGGTGCCGGCGGAAGCAGCCCAGATCTCGGCGCAGTTCAAGTCGATCGTACGCACCCACGCGACTTATTATCTCAAGGGCCATTTCCCTGAGGCGGTCGTCTGA